One Methylophilus sp. TWE2 DNA segment encodes these proteins:
- a CDS encoding YajQ family cyclic di-GMP-binding protein, giving the protein MPSFDITSEVDMVNLKNSIDASVKQITNRYDFKGTSAKVEFNEKDKVITLFGDNDFQLDQVKDILLPAMEKKEPESSKRLEHKDVQKVSGNKVKQELRVRDGIDSDLAKKITKLIKDSGMKVQATIQGDTVRVNGAKRDVLQEAIAFVKKSITDFPLKFGNFRD; this is encoded by the coding sequence ATGCCAAGTTTTGATATTACATCTGAAGTCGATATGGTCAATTTGAAAAACTCGATTGATGCGTCTGTGAAGCAGATCACCAATCGGTATGATTTCAAAGGCACGTCGGCCAAGGTTGAGTTCAACGAAAAAGATAAAGTGATTACCCTGTTTGGCGATAATGACTTTCAGCTTGACCAGGTGAAAGATATCCTTTTGCCAGCCATGGAGAAAAAAGAGCCTGAATCCTCCAAGAGGTTGGAACACAAAGATGTGCAAAAGGTTTCTGGTAACAAGGTCAAGCAGGAGTTGCGTGTGCGTGACGGGATCGACAGTGACCTGGCAAAAAAGATCACGAAACTGATCAAAGACAGCGGCATGAAAGTGCAGGCGACGATTCAGGGCGACACGGTGCGGGTGAATGGTGCCAAGCGTGATGTCTTACAAGAGGCAATTGCGTTTGTGAAAAAGAGTATTACTGATTTTCCTTTAAAATTTGGTAACTTTAGAGATTAA
- a CDS encoding pyrimidine/purine nucleoside phosphorylase, translating to MAQFDNVSVKKKANVYFDGKCVSHTVLFPNGTRCTVGVIFPSTLTFNTGSPELMEINDGVCKVRQKGEENWTTYKGGEKFTVPGNSSFDIETIETVDYVCHFE from the coding sequence ATGGCGCAATTTGATAACGTCAGTGTAAAAAAGAAAGCCAACGTGTATTTTGATGGCAAATGTGTGAGTCATACCGTGTTGTTTCCGAACGGAACACGTTGCACTGTCGGTGTGATTTTTCCAAGTACATTGACTTTCAACACTGGCTCTCCAGAGTTGATGGAAATTAATGACGGTGTATGCAAGGTACGTCAAAAAGGCGAAGAGAACTGGACTACTTACAAAGGCGGTGAGAAATTCACGGTGCCGGGGAATTCCAGTTTTGATATTGAGACAATAGAAACAGTAGACTACGTCTGCCACTTCGAATAA
- the leuB gene encoding 3-isopropylmalate dehydrogenase, producing MALNIAVLPGDGIGPEIIAQALRVLEVLKKEGLDMTFTEAPLGGQAYDQYGHPYPEFTQEICRKADAVLLGAVGGPQYDNLDRPLRPERGLLAIRKDLGLFANLRPAVLFPELANASTLKPEVVAGLDIMIVRELTGDVYFGQPRGMRTNEQGVREGFNTMIYSEPEVRRIAHVAFDIAMKRGKKLCSVDKANVLETTEFWKEIVIDVAKEYPEVELSHMYVDNAAMQLIRNPKQFDVMVTGNIFGDILSDEASMLTGSIGMLASASLNESKKGLYEPSHGSAPDIAGKNLANPIATILSAAMMLRYSFDNEAAATRIENAVKKVLAAGYRTGDIYEEGTKKVSCSEMGDQIVAAM from the coding sequence TTCACCGAAGCGCCGCTCGGTGGCCAGGCCTATGACCAGTACGGTCATCCATACCCTGAGTTTACGCAGGAAATCTGTCGTAAAGCCGATGCAGTATTGCTGGGTGCAGTCGGTGGCCCGCAGTACGACAACCTGGATCGCCCGTTGCGTCCTGAGCGTGGTCTGCTTGCCATTCGCAAGGACTTGGGCTTGTTCGCTAATCTGCGTCCTGCGGTGTTGTTCCCTGAGCTGGCGAATGCCTCTACACTGAAGCCAGAAGTGGTGGCCGGTCTGGATATCATGATTGTGCGCGAACTGACCGGTGACGTATATTTTGGCCAGCCACGCGGGATGCGTACCAATGAGCAAGGCGTGCGCGAAGGTTTCAACACCATGATTTACAGCGAGCCAGAAGTGCGCCGGATTGCGCATGTGGCGTTTGACATCGCCATGAAACGCGGCAAGAAGTTGTGTTCTGTCGACAAAGCCAACGTGCTGGAAACCACTGAATTCTGGAAAGAGATTGTCATTGATGTGGCAAAAGAATACCCGGAAGTGGAGCTGAGCCATATGTACGTGGACAATGCCGCCATGCAGTTGATCCGCAATCCAAAACAGTTTGACGTGATGGTGACCGGTAATATCTTTGGTGACATCCTGTCTGACGAAGCTTCCATGTTGACTGGTTCCATCGGCATGCTGGCTTCAGCCTCACTGAATGAAAGCAAAAAAGGTCTTTATGAGCCATCACACGGCTCAGCGCCTGATATCGCCGGTAAAAACCTGGCTAACCCGATTGCGACCATTTTATCTGCAGCCATGATGTTGCGTTACAGCTTTGATAACGAGGCTGCTGCGACACGTATTGAGAACGCAGTGAAAAAAGTATTGGCTGCTGGCTACCGCACGGGTGACATTTATGAAGAGGGCACGAAGAAAGTTTCTTGCTCCGAGATGGGTGACCAGATCGTGGCGGCCATGTAA